In Agrobacterium tumefaciens, a single genomic region encodes these proteins:
- a CDS encoding response regulator yields MSGQATAAPRDIVLLVDDSPEALGFLTDALEQSGFSALIATSGQAALNIAERITPDIILLDAVMPVMDGFETCRRLKANAAVAQVPVIFMTGLTETEHVVRALESGGVDYLTKPINIDELRARIRVHLSNARSAQSARVALDAAGRHLLAVRANGAIHWSTPQATRLVNAATGRDDGLEIVVAHISGWLSDRATVDAARDTPLTITEAGRPALQLSFLGAMGPDEYLFRLTAANEKSDDHLLKSHFALTTRESEVLLWIAKGKSNRDIGDILGLSARTVNKHLEQIYVKLGVENRASAAVKAAHVLHQG; encoded by the coding sequence ATGAGCGGTCAGGCAACAGCGGCTCCGAGAGACATCGTCCTGCTGGTGGATGACAGCCCGGAAGCGCTCGGTTTCCTCACCGATGCGCTGGAACAATCAGGCTTTTCCGCGCTGATCGCCACCTCCGGTCAGGCTGCCCTCAACATTGCCGAACGCATCACGCCCGATATCATCCTGCTCGATGCCGTCATGCCTGTTATGGACGGTTTCGAAACCTGCCGACGCCTGAAGGCCAATGCGGCGGTGGCGCAGGTGCCGGTCATCTTCATGACCGGGCTGACGGAGACCGAACATGTGGTGCGGGCGCTCGAATCCGGCGGTGTCGATTATCTCACCAAGCCGATCAATATCGATGAGTTGCGTGCCCGCATCCGCGTGCACCTCTCCAATGCCCGCTCGGCCCAGAGCGCCCGCGTGGCGCTGGACGCCGCCGGTCGCCACTTGCTGGCGGTGCGCGCCAATGGCGCCATCCACTGGTCAACCCCGCAGGCGACCCGGCTGGTCAACGCCGCGACCGGCCGCGATGACGGGCTGGAGATTGTCGTTGCCCATATTTCCGGCTGGCTTTCGGACCGGGCGACGGTGGATGCCGCCCGCGACACGCCGCTGACGATCACCGAGGCCGGGCGGCCCGCTTTGCAGCTCTCCTTCCTCGGTGCGATGGGACCGGACGAATATCTCTTCCGCCTGACCGCCGCCAACGAGAAATCGGACGACCATCTGCTCAAAAGCCATTTCGCCCTGACGACGCGGGAATCCGAAGTGCTGCTGTGGATCGCCAAGGGTAAATCCAACCGCGATATCGGCGATATTCTCGGCCTTTCCGCCAGAACCGTGAACAAACATCTGGAACAGATCTATGTGAAGCTCGGCGTCGAAAACCGTGCCTCCGCTGCAGTCAAGGCAGCGCATGTCCTGCATCAGGGGTGA
- a CDS encoding DUF6867 family protein encodes MQGLFFETDNGVRYVLRALVVLLGFWTAWRTGKSVADGWGEYPRVVIYTLALGLVMRFLHFALFNGPFINGFYYVFDVVLLLVFSSIGFRMRRTNQMVNNYYWLYDKTSAFSYKKKN; translated from the coding sequence ATGCAGGGCCTATTTTTCGAAACGGATAACGGCGTGCGCTATGTTTTGCGCGCACTGGTTGTTCTCTTGGGTTTCTGGACGGCTTGGCGCACGGGCAAATCCGTGGCCGATGGCTGGGGCGAATATCCGCGTGTGGTGATCTACACGCTGGCTTTGGGGTTGGTAATGCGTTTCCTGCATTTCGCCCTGTTCAATGGGCCGTTCATCAACGGCTTCTACTACGTGTTTGACGTTGTTCTTCTTCTGGTCTTTTCCAGCATCGGTTTCCGCATGCGCCGGACGAACCAGATGGTCAATAACTACTATTGGCTCTACGACAAGACGTCGGCATTTTCCTATAAAAAGAAAAATTGA
- a CDS encoding branched-chain amino acid ABC transporter substrate-binding protein, producing MKKSLLSAVALTAMVAFSGSAFADVVIAVGGPLTGPNAAFGAQLQKGAEQAAKDINAAGGINGEQIKIVLGDDVSDPKQGISVANKFVADGVKFVVGHFNSGVSIPASEVYAENGILEITPAATNPVFTERGLWNTFRTCGRDDQQGGIAGKYLADHFKDAKIAIIHDKTPYGQGLADETKKAANAAGVTEAMYEGVNVGDKDFSALISKMKEAGVSIIYWGGLHTEAGLIIRQAADQGLKAKLISGDGIVSNELASIAGDAVEGTLNTFGPDPTLRPENKELVEKFKAAGFNPEAYTLYSYAAMQAIAGAAKAAGSVEPEKVAEALKKGSFPTALGEISFDEKGDPKLPGYVMYEWKKGPDGKFTYIQQGS from the coding sequence ATGAAGAAGTCTCTTCTTTCCGCTGTTGCGCTGACCGCCATGGTCGCGTTCAGCGGTTCGGCCTTCGCCGATGTCGTGATCGCTGTCGGCGGCCCGCTGACTGGGCCGAACGCTGCTTTTGGCGCTCAGCTTCAGAAGGGTGCCGAACAGGCTGCGAAAGACATCAATGCCGCCGGCGGCATCAATGGCGAGCAGATCAAGATCGTGCTGGGCGACGACGTATCCGACCCCAAGCAGGGTATTTCGGTTGCCAACAAATTCGTTGCTGACGGCGTGAAATTCGTTGTCGGCCACTTCAACTCGGGCGTTTCCATTCCGGCGTCTGAAGTTTACGCCGAAAACGGCATTCTTGAAATCACGCCCGCTGCGACCAACCCGGTCTTTACCGAGCGTGGCCTGTGGAACACCTTCCGTACCTGCGGCCGTGACGACCAGCAGGGTGGCATTGCCGGCAAGTATCTGGCCGACCACTTCAAGGATGCCAAGATCGCCATCATTCACGACAAGACACCTTATGGTCAGGGTCTTGCCGATGAAACCAAGAAGGCAGCCAATGCGGCTGGCGTCACTGAAGCCATGTATGAAGGCGTCAATGTCGGCGACAAGGACTTCTCGGCGCTGATCTCGAAGATGAAGGAAGCCGGCGTTTCCATCATCTACTGGGGTGGCCTGCACACCGAAGCGGGCCTGATCATCCGCCAGGCGGCTGACCAGGGTCTGAAGGCCAAGCTCATCTCGGGTGACGGCATCGTCTCCAACGAACTTGCCTCCATCGCCGGCGATGCCGTCGAGGGTACGCTCAACACCTTCGGCCCCGATCCGACACTGCGCCCGGAAAACAAGGAACTGGTAGAAAAGTTCAAGGCCGCCGGCTTCAACCCGGAAGCCTACACGCTCTACTCCTATGCCGCGATGCAGGCGATTGCAGGCGCTGCAAAGGCCGCCGGGTCCGTGGAGCCGGAAAAGGTTGCCGAAGCCCTGAAAAAAGGCAGTTTCCCGACCGCGCTCGGCGAAATTTCCTTCGACGAGAAGGGCGACCCGAAGCTTCCCGGTTACGTCATGTACGAATGGAAGAAGGGTCCGGACGGCAAGTTCACCTACATCCAGCAGGGCAGCTAG
- a CDS encoding branched-chain amino acid ABC transporter permease: MEYFIQQLINGLTLGSIYGLIAIGYTMVYGIIGMINFAHGDIFMLGGFAALIVFLITTSFFAGIPVALLLLLMMVVAMLMTGLWNWVIERVAYRPLRGSFRLAPLITAIGMSIALSNFIQVTQGPRNKPIPSMVTDSYHFGSITVSLKQLIIMVVTSVLLFAFWYIVNKTPLGRAQRATEQDRKMAALLGVDVDKTISITFIMGAALAAVAGTMYLMYYGVASFNDGFIPGVKAFTAAVLGGIGSLPGAVLGGLLIGLIESLWSAYFSIAYKDVAAFGILAFVLIFKPTGILGRPEVEKV; encoded by the coding sequence ATGGAGTATTTTATCCAGCAGCTCATCAACGGGCTGACTCTTGGATCGATCTACGGCCTCATCGCTATCGGCTATACGATGGTTTATGGCATCATCGGCATGATCAACTTCGCCCATGGCGATATTTTCATGCTTGGCGGCTTTGCCGCGCTGATCGTTTTTCTGATCACAACATCGTTTTTCGCCGGTATTCCGGTGGCGCTTCTTCTGCTTTTGATGATGGTCGTCGCCATGCTGATGACCGGCCTGTGGAACTGGGTGATCGAGCGCGTCGCCTACCGCCCGCTTAGAGGGTCGTTCCGTCTCGCGCCGCTGATCACCGCCATCGGCATGTCGATCGCGCTGTCCAACTTCATCCAGGTGACACAGGGTCCGCGCAACAAGCCGATCCCGTCCATGGTAACGGATAGCTACCATTTCGGCTCCATCACCGTCTCGCTGAAGCAGCTGATCATCATGGTCGTCACCTCCGTGCTGCTCTTTGCCTTCTGGTATATCGTCAACAAGACCCCGCTCGGCCGCGCGCAGCGCGCCACCGAACAGGACCGCAAGATGGCAGCCCTTCTGGGTGTGGATGTCGACAAGACGATTTCGATCACCTTCATCATGGGTGCCGCACTGGCGGCCGTCGCCGGTACCATGTATCTGATGTATTACGGCGTGGCATCGTTCAACGATGGCTTCATTCCGGGCGTCAAGGCGTTTACCGCAGCGGTTCTCGGCGGCATCGGTTCGCTTCCGGGCGCCGTTCTCGGCGGTCTGCTGATCGGCCTCATCGAATCCCTCTGGTCCGCCTATTTCTCCATTGCCTACAAGGACGTCGCGGCATTCGGCATCCTGGCTTTCGTGCTGATCTTCAAGCCGACCGGTATTCTCGGCCGTCCGGAAGTCGAGAAGGTGTGA
- a CDS encoding hybrid sensor histidine kinase/response regulator codes for MAARQRIIPVRREYNRWVANQTLEDYALRFTAKSARQFSSNRISHTAIGAISFLALEAIGGAITLSYGTTNAFYAILVAAIAMLAVGLPISRYAIRHGVDIDLLTRGASFGYIGSTITSLIYAAFTFMLFAIEASIMSGALELALGIPLWIGYIISAVMVIPLVTHGVRLISRFQIVTQPFWIVLNILPFIFIALMDWEKYDLWRAFAGIHHASGPPGTVADFNLVEFGAASAVILALMSQIGEQVDFLRFLPAEGQSRLRHRIAVFLAGAGWVVVGVPKLLAGSFLVVLTFSSGVSVDRAADPAQMYLTAFGYMIPNGTAAMLLMVAFVVVSQLKINVMNAYAGSLAWSNFFSRLTHSHPGRVVWLVFNVAIALLLMELGIYRLLEETLGIFSIIAMAWLCTISADLFINKPLGLAPPGIEFKRAHLYDINPVGVGSMALSATIALMAHFGTFGPLAASLAPYLTLIVAFIASPAIAWGTKGKFYLARKPRQKWRELSAITCSICEHPFEPEDMAWCPAYAAPICSLCCSLDSRCHDMCKPKAKLNYQVATVAKTFLPRQLVAKLATRLGRYGMAAAIAVTAIGGILALIAHQVGTASPATADVVNRTILIVFFVFAVIAGIVCWFLVLAHDSRVVAEEESSRQNTLLLKEIAAHKKTDAALQDAKETAEAANRAKSRYVVGLSHELRTPLNAVLGYAQILERDETIPPPRQSAIKVIRRSADHLSGLIDGLLDISKIEAGRLQVYSNEINIQDFLDQIVDMFRPQAQAKGLEFRHDRSRALPQYVRTDEKRLRQILVNLLSNAIKFTDEGAVTFDVGYRSQVASFTVSDTGRGIAQKDLARIYEPFQRGEAESVRPMPGLGLGLTITRLLTNTLGGEISVSSEKDEGSTFRVRLMLSAVHRPSTAPAPEKTIRSYSGPRRTIVVVDDNEDHRELMRQVLSPLDFVVLTAQSGPECLTLIEGVKPDLFLIDISMPGMTGWQLVTKLREAGQTAPLIMLSANIGDGTVAGAGEDNHNDAIAKPVDIRHLCDRLAVHLGLKWIYDTDLPPPPSPQPPAQIVHPGAIHIQDLQRLGEIGYIRGIEAKLADLARNTDNLPFTQELGTYVQAFDLAGYAHFLKRFENGDRGGGKA; via the coding sequence ATGGCCGCACGGCAACGCATCATCCCCGTCAGGCGCGAATATAACCGCTGGGTCGCCAACCAGACGCTGGAAGATTATGCGCTGCGCTTCACCGCCAAAAGCGCCCGGCAATTTTCCTCCAACCGCATTTCCCACACCGCCATCGGCGCAATTTCCTTTCTGGCGCTGGAAGCCATCGGCGGCGCGATCACGCTCTCCTACGGCACCACCAATGCCTTTTACGCCATCCTCGTCGCCGCCATCGCCATGCTCGCCGTCGGCCTGCCGATCAGCCGCTACGCCATCCGCCACGGCGTCGATATCGATCTCCTGACCCGCGGCGCGAGCTTCGGTTATATCGGCTCCACCATCACCTCACTGATCTATGCCGCTTTCACCTTCATGCTCTTCGCCATCGAGGCGTCGATCATGTCCGGCGCGCTGGAACTGGCGCTCGGCATTCCCTTGTGGATCGGCTACATCATCTCCGCCGTCATGGTCATTCCGCTCGTCACCCATGGCGTGCGCCTCATCAGCCGCTTCCAGATCGTCACCCAGCCCTTCTGGATCGTGCTGAACATTTTGCCCTTCATCTTCATCGCGCTGATGGACTGGGAAAAATACGACCTCTGGCGCGCCTTTGCGGGTATTCACCATGCCTCCGGCCCGCCCGGAACGGTTGCCGATTTCAATCTGGTGGAATTCGGCGCGGCCTCGGCCGTCATTCTGGCGCTGATGTCGCAGATCGGCGAACAGGTGGATTTCCTGCGCTTCCTGCCGGCCGAGGGTCAGAGCCGGCTGCGCCACCGCATCGCCGTCTTTCTCGCCGGCGCAGGCTGGGTGGTCGTCGGCGTGCCGAAGCTGCTCGCCGGTTCCTTCCTCGTGGTGCTCACCTTCAGCTCCGGTGTCTCGGTGGACCGCGCCGCCGACCCGGCGCAGATGTACCTCACCGCCTTTGGCTACATGATCCCCAACGGCACGGCGGCGATGCTGTTGATGGTCGCTTTCGTGGTCGTCTCGCAGCTGAAGATCAACGTCATGAACGCCTATGCGGGCTCGCTGGCGTGGTCAAATTTCTTCTCCCGCCTCACCCATAGCCATCCGGGCCGCGTCGTCTGGCTGGTCTTCAACGTCGCGATCGCGCTGCTTCTGATGGAACTCGGCATTTACCGGCTGCTGGAAGAAACGCTCGGCATCTTCTCCATCATCGCCATGGCGTGGCTCTGCACCATCTCGGCTGATCTTTTCATCAACAAACCGCTCGGCCTTGCTCCGCCGGGCATCGAGTTCAAGCGCGCCCATCTCTACGATATCAATCCGGTCGGCGTCGGTTCCATGGCGCTTTCCGCCACCATTGCGCTGATGGCGCATTTCGGCACCTTCGGTCCGCTCGCCGCCTCGCTTGCACCCTATCTGACGCTCATCGTCGCCTTCATCGCCTCGCCCGCCATCGCCTGGGGCACGAAGGGAAAATTCTATCTGGCCCGCAAGCCGCGCCAGAAATGGCGCGAACTGAGCGCCATCACCTGCTCGATCTGCGAACACCCGTTCGAGCCGGAAGACATGGCGTGGTGTCCCGCCTATGCCGCGCCGATCTGTTCGCTCTGTTGCTCGCTGGACAGCCGCTGCCACGACATGTGCAAGCCCAAGGCGAAACTGAACTATCAGGTCGCCACCGTCGCAAAAACCTTCCTGCCGAGGCAACTGGTGGCCAAACTCGCCACCCGGCTGGGGCGTTATGGCATGGCGGCGGCCATCGCCGTCACCGCCATCGGCGGCATTCTCGCCTTGATTGCCCATCAGGTCGGCACCGCCTCGCCGGCAACGGCCGACGTGGTCAACCGCACCATCCTCATCGTGTTTTTCGTCTTCGCGGTCATTGCCGGCATCGTGTGCTGGTTCCTCGTGCTTGCCCATGACAGCCGTGTGGTGGCGGAAGAGGAATCCTCACGCCAGAACACGCTGCTCCTGAAAGAAATCGCCGCCCACAAGAAGACCGACGCCGCCCTTCAGGACGCCAAGGAAACGGCTGAGGCCGCCAACCGCGCCAAGAGCCGCTATGTGGTCGGCCTTAGCCATGAACTCCGCACGCCGCTCAATGCCGTCTTGGGTTATGCTCAAATCCTCGAACGCGACGAGACCATTCCCCCTCCCCGGCAATCGGCCATCAAGGTCATCCGCCGCTCGGCCGACCACCTGTCGGGGCTGATCGACGGACTTCTCGATATTTCCAAAATCGAGGCCGGCCGGCTGCAGGTCTATTCCAACGAAATCAACATCCAGGATTTCCTCGACCAGATCGTCGATATGTTCCGCCCGCAGGCGCAGGCCAAGGGGCTGGAATTCCGCCATGATCGGTCGCGGGCCCTGCCACAATATGTCCGCACCGATGAAAAGCGGCTGCGCCAGATCCTCGTCAATCTGCTCTCCAACGCCATCAAGTTCACCGACGAAGGCGCCGTCACCTTCGATGTCGGTTATCGCAGCCAGGTGGCGAGCTTCACCGTGTCCGATACCGGCCGCGGCATCGCACAAAAGGACCTCGCCCGCATCTACGAACCCTTCCAGCGCGGCGAAGCCGAAAGCGTACGCCCGATGCCGGGTCTCGGCCTTGGCCTCACCATCACGAGGCTCCTGACCAACACACTCGGCGGCGAAATTTCCGTCTCCAGCGAAAAGGATGAGGGCTCCACCTTCCGCGTTCGCCTGATGCTGTCTGCCGTCCACCGGCCAAGCACCGCGCCTGCGCCGGAAAAGACCATCCGCTCCTATTCCGGCCCGCGCCGCACCATCGTCGTGGTTGACGACAATGAGGATCATCGTGAGCTGATGCGGCAGGTGCTCTCGCCGCTCGACTTCGTGGTGCTGACCGCGCAAAGCGGGCCGGAATGCCTGACCCTGATCGAAGGCGTGAAGCCCGATCTCTTTCTCATCGATATTTCCATGCCTGGCATGACCGGCTGGCAGCTTGTGACGAAACTGCGCGAGGCCGGCCAGACCGCCCCGCTCATCATGCTCTCAGCCAATATCGGCGACGGCACCGTTGCGGGCGCAGGCGAGGATAATCACAATGACGCCATCGCCAAGCCGGTCGATATCCGCCACCTCTGCGACAGGCTCGCCGTGCATCTCGGCCTCAAATGGATTTACGATACGGACCTGCCGCCGCCACCCTCACCGCAGCCGCCGGCGCAGATCGTCCATCCGGGCGCAATCCATATCCAGGATTTGCAGCGGCTCGGCGAAATAGGCTACATACGCGGCATTGAGGCGAAACTTGCCGATCTTGCCCGTAACACGGATAACCTGCCCTTCACGCAGGAGCTCGGCACCTATGTGCAGGCCTTCGATCTGGCCGGTTACGCGCATTTTCTCAAGCGGTTCGAAAACGGTGACAGGGGAGGCGGCAAGGCATGA
- the livM gene encoding high-affinity branched-chain amino acid ABC transporter permease LivM, protein MTNIASENTSSGPSLMATAVKEGIFAGIVSLGMFILYVGIVTYQDINNQLIWGTRWGLLSIFVGVAAIGRFLMVGFIRPSLDRRKLAKAKSGVLEISEEKGFFHKHFLKFALVLLLLYPVIAVQLFGFQGSLKFVDNFGIQILIYVMLAWGLNIVVGLAGLLDLGYVAFYAVGAYSYALLSSHFGLSFWVLLPVAGILAGFWGIILGFPVLRLRGDYLAIVTLAFGEIIRLVLLNWTDVTKGTFGISGIAKASVFGIWSFDVGVSNNFAKAFGLTMSSAYYKIFLFYVILLLCMLTAYVTIKLRRMPIGRAWEALREDEIACRSLGIDTVITKLTAFATGAMFGGFAGSFFAARQGFVSPESFVFLESAVILAIVVLGGMGSLTGIAIAALVMVGGTELLREMEFLKHVFGPDFTPELYRMLLFGLAMVIVMLFKPRGFVGSREPTAFLKERRAVSGSFTKEGHG, encoded by the coding sequence ATGACCAATATCGCTTCCGAAAACACCTCCTCCGGCCCGAGCCTGATGGCAACGGCGGTGAAGGAAGGCATCTTTGCGGGCATCGTCTCGCTTGGCATGTTTATTCTTTACGTCGGCATCGTCACCTATCAGGATATCAACAACCAGCTTATCTGGGGCACCCGCTGGGGGCTTCTGTCGATCTTCGTCGGCGTCGCCGCCATCGGCCGTTTCCTGATGGTCGGCTTCATCCGGCCGTCGCTGGATCGGCGCAAGCTTGCAAAGGCGAAAAGCGGCGTTCTGGAAATCTCCGAGGAAAAAGGCTTTTTCCACAAGCACTTCCTGAAGTTCGCCCTGGTTCTGCTGCTGCTCTATCCCGTTATTGCGGTGCAATTATTCGGTTTTCAGGGTTCGCTGAAATTCGTCGACAATTTCGGTATCCAGATCCTGATCTATGTGATGCTGGCCTGGGGCCTGAATATCGTCGTTGGCCTCGCCGGTCTGCTCGATCTCGGTTACGTGGCCTTTTATGCGGTCGGCGCCTATTCCTATGCGCTGCTGTCAAGCCATTTCGGCCTGTCCTTCTGGGTGCTGCTGCCGGTTGCCGGTATTCTCGCGGGCTTCTGGGGTATCATTCTCGGTTTCCCGGTGCTCAGGCTGCGCGGTGACTATCTGGCCATCGTCACGCTCGCCTTCGGTGAAATCATCCGCCTTGTGCTGTTGAACTGGACGGATGTGACCAAGGGCACCTTCGGCATTTCCGGCATCGCCAAGGCATCCGTCTTCGGCATCTGGTCCTTCGATGTCGGCGTATCCAACAACTTCGCCAAGGCCTTCGGCCTGACGATGTCGTCGGCCTATTACAAGATCTTCCTGTTCTATGTGATCCTGCTGCTTTGCATGCTGACGGCTTACGTCACCATCAAGCTGCGCCGCATGCCGATCGGCCGTGCCTGGGAAGCGCTGCGTGAGGACGAGATAGCCTGCCGCTCGCTCGGCATCGATACCGTCATCACCAAGCTCACCGCTTTTGCGACTGGCGCGATGTTCGGCGGTTTTGCCGGTTCGTTCTTCGCCGCGCGTCAGGGCTTCGTGTCGCCGGAAAGCTTCGTCTTCCTGGAATCGGCCGTCATTCTCGCCATCGTCGTTCTGGGCGGCATGGGTTCGCTCACCGGCATCGCCATTGCGGCGCTCGTCATGGTCGGCGGCACCGAGTTGCTACGTGAAATGGAATTCCTGAAGCATGTCTTCGGGCCTGATTTCACGCCGGAACTCTACCGCATGCTGCTGTTCGGCCTCGCCATGGTCATCGTCATGCTGTTCAAGCCGCGCGGCTTCGTCGGCTCGCGTGAACCCACGGCCTTCCTTAAAGAACGCAGGGCCGTGTCCGGCAGCTTTACCAAGGAAGGTCACGGTTGA
- a CDS encoding ABC transporter ATP-binding protein, with translation MASGTMNMTSNTTGNMTGDTILKVEHLSMKFGGLMAINDFSFEAKRGEITALIGPNGAGKTTVFNCITGFYKPTMGMITMRQQNGEAHLLERLPDFEITKKAKVARTFQNIRLFSGLTVLENLLVAQHNALMKASGYTILGLLGLPAYKRAVASSIEKAKYWLDKADLTDRADDPAGDLPYGAQRRLEIARAMCTGPELLCLDEPAAGLNPKESLALNTLLRGIRDEGTSLLLIEHDMSVVMQISDHVVVLEYGQKISDGSPDHVKNDPKVIAAYLGVEDDEVEDVIAEELDGGAV, from the coding sequence ATGGCTTCCGGAACGATGAACATGACATCCAATACGACTGGTAATATGACTGGCGACACGATCCTCAAGGTCGAACATCTTTCGATGAAGTTCGGTGGCCTGATGGCCATCAACGACTTCTCCTTCGAGGCGAAGCGCGGTGAGATCACCGCGCTGATTGGCCCCAACGGCGCTGGAAAGACCACGGTTTTCAACTGCATCACCGGCTTCTACAAGCCGACGATGGGTATGATTACCATGCGTCAGCAAAACGGCGAGGCGCATCTTCTCGAGCGCCTGCCGGATTTCGAGATCACCAAGAAGGCGAAGGTGGCACGCACCTTCCAGAACATCCGCCTGTTTTCGGGCCTGACTGTTCTGGAAAACCTGCTGGTGGCGCAGCACAATGCGCTGATGAAGGCCTCGGGTTACACCATTCTCGGTCTTCTCGGCCTGCCCGCCTACAAAAGAGCGGTCGCGAGCTCGATCGAGAAAGCCAAATACTGGCTGGACAAGGCCGATCTGACCGACCGCGCCGACGACCCGGCCGGCGATCTGCCCTATGGCGCGCAGCGCCGTCTGGAAATCGCCCGCGCCATGTGCACGGGGCCGGAGCTTCTGTGCCTCGATGAACCGGCGGCCGGTCTCAACCCGAAGGAATCGCTGGCGCTCAACACGCTGCTGCGTGGTATCCGCGACGAAGGCACGTCGCTGCTCCTGATCGAGCATGACATGTCCGTGGTGATGCAGATTTCAGACCACGTCGTGGTTCTGGAATATGGCCAGAAAATTTCCGACGGTTCGCCGGACCATGTGAAGAACGACCCGAAGGTCATCGCCGCCTATCTGGGTGTCGAGGATGATGAAGTGGAAGACGTGATTGCGGAAGAACTCGACGGAGGAGCGGTCTGA
- a CDS encoding ABC transporter ATP-binding protein: MSGETLLKVQGVETYYGNIRALAGVDVEVNKGEIVSLIGANGAGKSTLMMTICGSPQARTGQVIFDGEDITQLPTHLIARKRIAQSPEGRRIFPRMTVLENLQMGANLDNLKYFKEDVEKIFEMFPRLKERQGQRGGTLSGGEQQMLSIGRALMSRPKLLLLDEPSLGLAPLIVKGIFEAIKKLNKEEGLTVFLVEQNAFAALKLSDRAYVMVNGKVTMSGSGRELLADPQVRAAYLEGGRH, encoded by the coding sequence ATGTCCGGTGAAACGCTTCTCAAAGTACAGGGTGTCGAAACCTATTACGGTAACATCCGGGCGCTTGCCGGTGTCGATGTCGAGGTCAACAAGGGTGAAATCGTCAGCCTGATCGGCGCCAACGGCGCCGGCAAGTCGACGCTGATGATGACCATCTGCGGCAGCCCGCAGGCCCGCACCGGTCAGGTGATCTTCGACGGCGAGGACATTACCCAGCTGCCGACGCATCTCATTGCCCGCAAGCGCATCGCCCAGTCGCCAGAAGGCCGCCGGATTTTCCCGCGCATGACGGTACTGGAAAACCTGCAGATGGGCGCCAATCTCGACAACCTGAAATATTTCAAGGAAGACGTAGAGAAGATCTTCGAAATGTTTCCGCGCCTGAAAGAGCGTCAGGGCCAGCGCGGCGGAACGCTTTCCGGCGGCGAACAGCAGATGCTTTCCATCGGCCGCGCGCTGATGTCACGGCCGAAGCTCCTGCTGCTCGACGAGCCGTCGCTCGGTCTTGCGCCGCTGATCGTCAAGGGCATCTTCGAGGCGATCAAGAAGCTGAACAAGGAAGAGGGGCTCACCGTCTTCCTGGTGGAGCAGAACGCCTTTGCGGCGCTCAAGCTTTCCGACCGCGCTTATGTGATGGTCAATGGCAAGGTGACGATGAGCGGTTCAGGCCGGGAACTGCTTGCCGATCCGCAGGTTCGTGCCGCCTATCTGGAAGGCGGACGGCACTAA
- a CDS encoding AAA family ATPase — MDRFIILSGCSGGGKSTLLAELTRRGFATVEEPGGRIVIEETRNGGTALPWIDMQAFARRAIAMALEDRRMAPQEGLVFFDRGLIDAASALHHISGDGFIDTLRHTHRYNPVVFLTPPWPEIYRGDDERKHGFDAAVEEYERLLVDYARLGYATVILPKEPVSERAAMVLERLAKVV, encoded by the coding sequence ATGGACCGTTTCATCATCCTTTCCGGCTGCTCCGGCGGCGGCAAATCCACCCTGCTTGCCGAACTCACCCGGCGCGGTTTCGCCACCGTCGAGGAACCGGGCGGCCGTATCGTCATCGAGGAAACCCGCAATGGCGGCACCGCCCTGCCCTGGATCGACATGCAAGCCTTCGCCCGCCGGGCCATCGCCATGGCGCTCGAAGACCGGCGAATGGCCCCACAGGAAGGCCTTGTCTTCTTCGACCGCGGCCTGATCGACGCCGCCTCCGCGCTTCATCATATAAGCGGCGATGGCTTCATCGATACGCTGCGACATACACACCGCTATAATCCTGTGGTCTTCCTCACCCCGCCCTGGCCGGAAATCTACCGCGGCGATGACGAACGCAAACACGGTTTCGATGCGGCAGTTGAGGAGTATGAGCGCCTGCTCGTGGACTATGCGCGGCTGGGTTATGCGACGGTGATATTGCCGAAAGAACCAGTTTCTGAGCGGGCCGCCATGGTGCTGGAGCGCTTGGCCAAAGTTGTCTGA